The following are encoded together in the Desulfococcus multivorans genome:
- the lpdA gene encoding dihydrolipoyl dehydrogenase translates to MGEKKQYDLVVVGSGPGGYVAAVRAVQLGFKVACVEKAARLGGVCLNVGCIPSKALLDSSEHFIQAKENFSNHGIRFDNLSFDLAVMMARKEKVVADLTDQVEKLLDRHKIDVFHGTARLESPREVAVTVDDGSPKILSAKNILLATGSETVSVPGISIDGDRIVDSTGALSFDAVPEHLVVVGGGYVGLELGSVWRRLGSAVTVVEMLPKIAATMDGRIIRSLERMLRKQGLDFRLETRVSGVTVTNGTVKVAVEGKDGASTLECDRVLVAVGRRPLTRGLNLEAAGVGTDSRTGHVRVNSRYQTDAETVYAIGDLVPGPALAHKASAEGIAAVENMAGKPGEVNYDAIPAVIYTWPEAAAVGITEETAKERRIPYCVGTYPFSGTGRARCMGETDGFVKLICHSKTDRILGVHILGPRAADMIAEGVLAMEFGAGSEDIARTVHGHPTFSEALMEAAQSARKCSIYTS, encoded by the coding sequence ATGGGGGAGAAAAAACAATACGATCTGGTGGTGGTGGGCTCGGGCCCCGGCGGTTATGTGGCGGCGGTACGGGCGGTTCAACTGGGTTTCAAGGTCGCCTGCGTCGAGAAGGCGGCGCGTCTGGGCGGCGTTTGTCTCAATGTCGGGTGTATTCCCAGCAAGGCCCTGCTCGATTCCAGCGAACACTTCATTCAGGCAAAGGAAAATTTTTCAAATCACGGGATCCGGTTTGACAATCTCTCTTTCGACCTGGCCGTCATGATGGCTCGAAAGGAAAAGGTCGTGGCCGACCTGACCGATCAGGTGGAAAAGCTCCTGGACAGACACAAGATCGATGTTTTTCATGGTACAGCCCGTCTCGAGAGCCCCCGGGAAGTCGCCGTGACCGTCGACGACGGCAGCCCGAAAATCCTGAGCGCCAAAAATATCCTCCTGGCAACGGGCAGCGAAACCGTTTCAGTCCCGGGGATTTCCATCGACGGCGATCGTATTGTCGATTCGACGGGGGCGCTCTCCTTTGACGCGGTACCTGAGCACCTGGTGGTGGTGGGCGGGGGCTATGTCGGTCTGGAATTGGGGTCGGTCTGGCGGCGGCTGGGGTCGGCGGTGACGGTTGTCGAGATGCTGCCCAAGATTGCAGCGACGATGGACGGCCGAATCATCCGGTCACTGGAACGGATGTTGAGAAAGCAGGGGCTGGATTTCCGTCTCGAAACGAGGGTCTCCGGGGTGACGGTGACGAACGGCACCGTAAAGGTTGCGGTGGAAGGAAAGGACGGCGCCTCTACCCTGGAATGTGACCGCGTCCTGGTGGCCGTCGGACGCAGACCCCTGACACGAGGCCTCAACCTGGAGGCGGCGGGCGTTGGAACGGACTCCCGAACCGGTCACGTCCGGGTCAACAGCCGATATCAGACCGATGCCGAGACCGTCTACGCTATCGGCGATCTCGTCCCCGGACCCGCTCTGGCTCACAAAGCCTCTGCCGAGGGCATTGCCGCCGTGGAAAACATGGCGGGAAAACCGGGAGAGGTCAACTACGATGCCATTCCCGCCGTGATCTACACCTGGCCCGAGGCGGCCGCCGTCGGCATCACCGAAGAGACGGCCAAGGAACGCCGGATTCCCTATTGTGTGGGCACCTACCCCTTTTCGGGGACCGGGCGGGCCCGATGCATGGGTGAAACCGACGGCTTTGTCAAACTGATCTGTCACTCAAAGACGGACCGCATTCTCGGGGTCCATATCCTGGGTCCTCGCGCCGCCGACATGATCGCCGAGGGTGTCCTGGCAATGGAATTCGGTGCCGGTTCGGAAGACATCGCGCGGACGGTTCACGGCCATCCGACCTTTTCGGAGGCCCTGATGGAGGCCGCTCAGTCCGCCCGCAAGTGCTCCATCTATACCTCGTAG
- a CDS encoding GAF and ANTAR domain-containing protein — MKSDTRQSHDEYVKALTDISRAITSDLFLEDLLKLIVMVTANVTGVAICSLWLIEEIDGRPKIRLKATQAIAPEYVKDRSLNLTEGVVGYVATTKRPLIIKNVLKSKRFKEKEMARKLGLISMLSVPLEVKEEKVIGVLNCFTSEPHDFSETEVNLITAVSNQAALAILNAELVVKTKVIQEELETRKIIDRAKEIIMHRRGMKGDEAYRWIQKKSMDSRKSMRQVADAILLSEEFYHT; from the coding sequence ATGAAATCCGACACACGCCAATCCCACGACGAGTATGTGAAGGCCCTCACCGACATCAGTCGGGCCATTACATCGGATCTGTTTCTGGAGGATCTGCTCAAGCTCATCGTCATGGTCACCGCCAACGTCACCGGCGTGGCCATCTGCTCCCTGTGGCTCATCGAGGAGATTGACGGCCGTCCGAAAATCCGGCTGAAAGCGACGCAGGCCATCGCTCCGGAATACGTCAAAGACCGGTCCCTCAATCTGACCGAAGGGGTCGTGGGCTATGTTGCCACCACCAAGCGACCGCTGATCATCAAAAACGTTCTGAAAAGCAAACGGTTCAAGGAAAAAGAGATGGCCAGGAAGCTCGGGCTCATCTCCATGCTGAGCGTTCCCCTAGAGGTCAAGGAGGAGAAAGTGATCGGCGTCCTGAACTGCTTTACATCCGAACCGCACGATTTTTCAGAGACCGAGGTCAACCTCATCACCGCCGTATCGAACCAGGCGGCCCTTGCCATTCTGAACGCCGAACTGGTGGTCAAGACCAAGGTCATCCAGGAGGAGTTGGAGACCCGAAAGATTATCGACCGCGCCAAGGAGATCATTATGCATCGTCGCGGCATGAAGGGCGACGAGGCCTATCGATGGATTCAGAAAAAAAGCATGGACAGCCGGAAATCCATGCGGCAGGTGGCCGATGCCATTCTGCTCTCGGAAGAGTTCTACCACACCTGA
- a CDS encoding glutamate synthase-related protein translates to MRFSKTNDVLGTVNRGNPTESGLCTLCRADCEGKCETWLSSLVGRKLLYPRSFGIVTAGSNNTTHVGVSYNSLRIQGYAYGAHGLGEGLSTDPDDCIFPNVNLTTQFGKAVKTKVRMPLMTGAMGSTFVAQKYWDAFAIGGALVGIPVVIGENVVGVDRNSEITPGDVRKGKIKSAPELERRIDGYLRYFDGYGAIIVQLNVEDTRNGVAEFVADKYGDKCIIELKWGQGAKNIGGEIQVRSLDYALFLKNRGYIVDPDPTIPEVQEAFENGSIKSFARHSRLGATNMDTVDQVRRDFMSTVEYLRSIGFNRITLKTGSYGMEELAMAIKFATDAKLDLLTIDGSGGGTGMSPWNMMQSWGVPSIHLHAKAYEYASILAAKGQSVVDMSFAGGFATEDHIFKALALGAPFTKMVCMGRAVMVPGFVGANIEGALFPDRRGAVNGHWSELPKTVQRVGNSAKEIFAAYFDVEKKVGKDEMKHIPYGAIAFCTLADKLAGGLQQLLAGARKFSMSQITRNEIFSANRETALEIGVPHVSDINNESAKKILNS, encoded by the coding sequence GTGCGCTTTTCTAAAACCAATGATGTTCTGGGAACGGTCAATCGCGGAAATCCGACGGAATCAGGACTGTGCACCCTGTGCCGGGCGGATTGCGAGGGAAAATGCGAAACATGGCTGTCAAGTCTCGTTGGGCGCAAGCTGCTTTATCCGAGAAGCTTCGGTATCGTGACGGCCGGTTCCAACAACACGACCCATGTGGGGGTTTCCTATAATTCATTGCGAATTCAAGGCTATGCCTACGGCGCTCACGGGCTGGGGGAAGGCTTGAGCACGGATCCCGACGACTGTATATTCCCGAACGTCAATCTGACCACCCAATTCGGAAAAGCCGTTAAGACCAAGGTTCGCATGCCGCTCATGACCGGCGCTATGGGGTCGACCTTCGTGGCCCAGAAGTACTGGGACGCATTTGCCATCGGCGGCGCGCTGGTGGGCATCCCGGTCGTCATCGGCGAAAACGTCGTCGGGGTCGACCGGAACTCGGAGATCACGCCTGGAGATGTCCGAAAGGGCAAGATCAAGAGCGCTCCCGAGCTCGAGCGACGGATCGACGGTTATCTCCGATATTTCGACGGATACGGCGCCATCATCGTTCAACTCAACGTGGAAGACACCCGGAACGGCGTTGCGGAATTCGTGGCCGACAAATACGGCGACAAGTGCATCATCGAGCTCAAATGGGGGCAGGGCGCCAAGAACATCGGCGGCGAAATCCAGGTCCGGAGCCTCGATTACGCACTTTTCCTGAAAAACAGGGGTTACATCGTGGATCCGGACCCCACCATTCCCGAAGTTCAGGAAGCTTTTGAGAACGGCTCCATCAAGTCTTTCGCCCGTCACAGCCGGTTGGGCGCCACCAATATGGACACCGTCGATCAGGTCCGAAGGGATTTCATGAGCACCGTTGAATACCTCCGGAGCATCGGTTTCAATCGGATCACGCTTAAAACCGGCTCCTACGGGATGGAAGAACTGGCCATGGCCATCAAGTTCGCCACCGACGCAAAGCTCGATCTGCTCACCATAGACGGTTCCGGCGGCGGCACCGGCATGAGCCCCTGGAACATGATGCAGAGCTGGGGCGTGCCGTCCATCCACCTCCACGCAAAGGCATATGAGTATGCGAGCATTCTGGCCGCAAAAGGCCAAAGCGTTGTGGACATGTCATTTGCCGGGGGGTTTGCAACGGAGGATCACATCTTCAAGGCCCTGGCGCTGGGAGCGCCTTTCACCAAGATGGTCTGCATGGGCAGAGCCGTTATGGTGCCGGGCTTCGTGGGAGCCAACATCGAAGGAGCGCTCTTCCCCGACAGAAGAGGCGCCGTCAACGGCCACTGGTCCGAGCTGCCGAAAACCGTCCAGCGGGTCGGCAACAGCGCCAAGGAAATCTTTGCCGCTTATTTCGACGTCGAAAAGAAGGTGGGCAAGGATGAAATGAAGCACATTCCCTACGGTGCCATCGCCTTCTGCACCCTGGCGGACAAGCTGGCCGGCGGTCTGCAGCAGCTCCTGGCCGGCGCCCGCAAATTTTCCATGTCCCAGATCACGCGGAACGAGATCTTCTCGGCCAACCGGGAAACCGCCCTCGAGATCGGGGTTCCCCACGTGTCCGACATCAACAATGAAAGCGCGAAAAAGATTCTCAATTCCTGA
- the odhB gene encoding 2-oxoglutarate dehydrogenase complex dihydrolipoyllysine-residue succinyltransferase translates to MAIEIKIPSVGESVQEAILAQWYKADGETVKKDEPLFVIETDKVTLEVVAEADGVLKIRVREGETVAVGKVVGEIITEGESAQASETAEKTETAEKTETAEKTDTAEKTDTAEKTETAEKTDKATRKQGADPGPDAVRDDLDLSPSVRRLVALHDLDPSGIEATGPGGRMTKGDVLLHLEAKSATTEKPSDTPAGEAKPEAEPGIERKPMSPIRKRIAARLLAAKQNTASLTTFNDIDMSRCMEMRSMFKADFKKKYDVSLGFMSFFLKATVQALREFPQINAFIDGDDIVFHHYYHIGIAVGSSKGLVVPVIRDVDRLGFADIEQAIVDYVEKIRANRLELSDLEGGTFTITNGGVFGSLLSTPILNPPQSAILGMHRIEKRPVVVDDEIVIRPMMYTALSYDHRIVDGREAVTFLKRIKEMIENPERMLMEV, encoded by the coding sequence ATGGCAATAGAGATTAAAATCCCCAGCGTCGGGGAATCGGTTCAAGAAGCGATTCTGGCCCAGTGGTACAAAGCGGACGGCGAAACCGTGAAAAAGGATGAACCCCTTTTCGTGATCGAAACGGACAAGGTCACCCTGGAGGTCGTGGCCGAGGCGGATGGGGTTCTCAAAATTCGGGTCCGGGAGGGGGAAACGGTGGCTGTCGGCAAGGTGGTGGGTGAAATCATCACGGAAGGCGAATCCGCCCAGGCGTCCGAGACGGCTGAGAAGACCGAGACCGCTGAGAAGACCGAGACGGCTGAGAAGACCGACACGGCTGAGAAGACCGACACGGCTGAGAAGACCGAGACGGCTGAGAAGACCGATAAAGCGACCCGGAAGCAAGGGGCCGACCCGGGACCGGATGCTGTCCGGGACGATCTCGATCTCTCTCCGTCGGTTCGGCGTCTGGTGGCCCTTCATGACCTCGATCCCTCCGGGATCGAAGCCACCGGGCCAGGCGGCCGCATGACCAAAGGAGACGTCCTGCTGCATCTGGAGGCGAAATCCGCAACCACGGAAAAACCATCCGACACGCCGGCCGGTGAGGCGAAACCTGAAGCGGAACCGGGCATAGAACGAAAGCCCATGAGCCCCATCCGCAAGCGAATCGCCGCCCGGCTCCTTGCGGCCAAACAGAATACCGCTTCGCTGACCACCTTCAACGATATCGACATGAGTCGATGCATGGAGATGCGCTCCATGTTCAAGGCGGACTTCAAGAAAAAATACGATGTCTCCCTGGGCTTCATGTCCTTTTTCCTCAAGGCGACGGTTCAGGCCCTTCGCGAGTTTCCCCAGATCAACGCCTTTATCGACGGCGACGACATCGTATTTCACCACTATTATCATATCGGCATCGCCGTGGGATCGTCCAAGGGCCTCGTTGTTCCGGTCATCCGAGACGTCGATCGACTCGGGTTTGCCGACATTGAACAGGCCATCGTCGATTACGTGGAAAAAATCCGGGCAAACCGACTGGAACTCTCCGACCTCGAGGGGGGGACCTTTACCATCACCAACGGCGGCGTGTTCGGGTCACTCCTGAGTACGCCGATTTTAAACCCACCGCAAAGCGCCATTCTGGGGATGCACCGGATCGAGAAACGACCGGTCGTGGTGGACGACGAAATCGTCATCCGTCCCATGATGTACACGGCACTCAGCTATGACCACCGGATCGTCGACGGGCGGGAGGCGGTCACCTTCCTGAAACGGATCAAGGAGATGATTGAAAACCCGGAACGCATGCTGATGGAGGTCTGA